From the genome of Magnolia sinica isolate HGM2019 chromosome 12, MsV1, whole genome shotgun sequence:
taaatgaaACTATCATTAACGATATTGGCATGGTGtccatcacttgaaaatattatctttaataataAGTTATACTATTTTATTACAATTTTAATACTAATTATTACTAGGGTCACAAATAATAGTTATATCATTAAAGTTAAATTATAACTAACCATATTACTATTATATTGTATTTAAGCTGCACATACATCATAAGTTCTACTCTTAGaattaaaccctaggatgaaaaccctaagtcctacatcaaaaccctaaaaatctaaatataagtaattaaaaccctaggctatgatcttaagcCCTAGGCAgtgtgtagaacttggatctgattatacaagttcctgatttatggtagAATTTAATTTTAAGGGAACGCACATCCCCTAACGATGCTGATAGGCTATGcaaactataaggtgatgatttcttccccgtaagctttccatttttccattagcttaagttatagttttattttaatttataattgatatctccatttcatagtcacatgtgttaattattggaattgaattgctacattatatgcttaatgtttatcctgcatatttattcatgcttgtgaattatttgtggattgcctatggaacttaaactggtacatcaatgGAAAACCcctacctataaatgtacacccatacttaggatgtaacccgactagttgtgattgtaatggaccttcggcttagtggttattaaatggtgatttaaattgaccattaatgtgggcctactatccagggttgttgtgtccaatagttttcaaggatggtcttttatcgcatggttttaatactcaccctatgtggcttattttgatattagccctacgtggctttgtttggtatttttcctatatgggtccgatgttttatactgttcaatcatgcgatggtaagccccatatattgtaatatgattggccactagtcaatggggttccattaaacatcctaaggtggtagcctcatgagccggggatggtggtatgggacctatcccaagccgtcggcctacgccggtGACAaactcccgtagtgacctttgagcttatttaaaatgacTGGTTAAAATTAGATTAATAAtggattggctaatcatgcatacatgacacagaCCAGAATCTATtgctatcatacgtgatgtacgtattgttcctACTGGATGATTTTTCACAGGTTTGATGAttgtatgggtgacgagcccactgttcgcacggatgagcatccccaaggcGATGATtgtattcacgcatccatgcatctaataagacctgcatcatgtattgttttgtatgctttgttttataattatgcttacctaatgcggtggtgtatAATCTTAAgaagaattcacactgagttggccactcatccatcaaatatataaccatatggGTATCACAGGTGGCTcgattgattttcaggttcagacggatgaggagcagagtaccactattgaagatgcatgattgtattgttaAGAGTTGCTATGTGGTTTTACAATTCTACATTTGTTATAACTTGTTTTGTTTACATGTAGGATCATTTcactttgtaattgtaagtttgggacatttgtttgtataagtcattatgggcaatctTCTGTACCTTCtaaatataaatgtaaatttCCATTATATATGATTTATTCATCCTACGCTCATATGCTTACTCTGAATGGGAAAAAAAgtatacttgaatttgaccatcctttaaggttaacactcgggtttttgggatacgggtcatatactcgggtcctgaaaagtcagggcgttacaattccactaaacaaagtaatAAGATTAAACGAGACAAAGTAAATAGGGTTTCATTAGATAGTTATAGATTGTCGAAAAAAGTGATGGATTGCCGGACAAAGCGACCTAGTTCCAATAAACGAAGCTGGAAGACAATGACTAgttccactaaacaaagtgatgaggttgctggacaaagtgacgTGGCTGTTGGACGAAGTGACAAggttcactagataaagtgattgGGTTGTtgcacaaagtgatgaggttctaATAGACAATGAGACTATGTAGTAGGACAAAGTGACAAAGTTCTACTATATCAAGTGACGAGGTTCTATTGGACAGAGAGTGATGAggttactggacaaagtgacgggatttcactagataaagtgaaagGGGTGCTAGACAAAGTAATAAAATTCTACTCGACAAAGTGACGTGATTATTGAACAAAGTAatggggttccattagacaaagtgacgatgttctACTAGATAAAATGATGGGTTTGCCAGACAAATTGATTGGGTTTTGCTTAATAAAATGACGAGTTCTCAaataaagtgacttggttccactagacaaagtgacaatgtTACTGTGCAAAGTGAcaggatttcactagataaagtagtgacttgtcaaataaaatgacagggtttcaatagacaaagtgacgggttcaTTTGATAAAGTGATAGGTTTCTATTAGACAAAATGATGGGCttccattttatataatcatcatggtgggtcctataaatttCAAGGGTAGATGTCTCTCTTCCTAATATTTTCTTTGgggtggctcacatgaatctcgtgttaacctaattttttttattcaggCCTAAATGATTACGTATTTAATTGTCAGAATGGATTttgcatacatatcatggtgggcccctgccaaaaattcaatcccccatacttctccaattgtaaagagagtttatatatatatatatatatatatatatatatggggtgtGACTCTTgatttttctagggcccactgcgatgtttatgtAATATCCCCTATAACCATTGGCTATTAAGTCCCATATTGAGCCTAGAGATacgcactaaaggaaatagttgggagagagatgtccaccattTATTTTAAAGGCTTaaacattatacttacatcaaaatccacttcaacaactagattactaaaataaaataaaacattttaccAAAAATCATACCGATACTGAATCACTTGGGACGGACTAGTGGAAACAATTTGGAAGGCGAGGATTGTTTATACACTGTCTACAATCATGTGGTCAACCTGAATTATAGATATAATTGATTTTTTCGGCCTGTGGCCTAAAATGGAGTGAGGTACCTTGTGGTCCAGGTTGATTTTTCAGAAAACATCATAGTATGGCCAACCTGAGCCACTGACTATTTGCTCATACAAGTGGCTTTAGCAAAGGGTTCACTGGTAAAATATACCACCGACTGCAGTACTATGTGTTATTGGAAaagctctattttttttttacacatgcacacacatcctacacactcacgccgtagtggggtttcaccacctatggatactcgaaccctcgacTGGGTGTCGAAACTCCGGAGAGTCTACCacaggagcaagagtaaggattctGGAAAAGCTTTATTAgctcccccatgatgtatgtattttatccacgtcgtccatccatttttacagatcattgtaCTTCATAAgcacaaaattgaggaagatccaaatcttaggtagaccacaccacaagaaacatggatcattagaagattaaaaacttattagaggctacaaaagttttagatcaagctgatatttgtattttctcttcatccatgtctttgtgacattatcagttggttggatggaaaataaacattacattaggcACTATGAAGTTTATAGTggtatgtgttcaatcaccacttttcctatggtgtggtccacttgagatatcgatCTAATTATTTTTAGACTCGTGCCCTAATGTAAGTgagcaaaatggataaacagtatggataaaaAAACTACCAtcatggttagaggtgggcatcgagtggATTCAAACCGTGCTAAGGCTTACCCGACtcgatttggttttgaaataggcttgactcgaactcgacctaactcggtaccgagtccagaatgcctaacccgatccgagtctgggtctggcctggactaatccggactgagTCTGACCCGATCACAAGTACCAATTCGGGTtgagtcttaaaataatatgagaaaatggattgatgaagtagatatacaacgcatagatcaaggtggccccacgatGAGGATTCCACGGACATCACTCATCCTGGGTCGCAGCTAATGTTCCTTGTTAATCAATcagattttgtgtgtgtgtgtgtgtgtgtgtgtgtatcttatAAAATTGTTGTGAGATGgcatgacctaattaaattttagaagaaagaaattggaggcggattagctaccgacaggttaAGTGgctagactcactactgaagtgacgccaccaagttctgtgcggcccaccatgatgtatgtgttgtatccacattgtccattcatttggagagatcattttagggcatgatccaaagaatgaggtaggtccaaagtgagagtggaccccaccgtagaaaacagtgaggagagtgacgtccaccgttgaagccttcctaaggtccaccgtgatttttatttgagatccaacctcttcataagttaacaaagacattaaagaagcggaaatacaaatatcatcttgatcgaaaacttttgtagcccttagaagtttttaatggtgagcatactctcttcactgttttctatggtggggtccactcgagttttggatctgattcattctttggctcatgccctaaaatgtctctacaaatggatggatgttgtggatacaaaacatacatcatggtgggaccgacataactaggtgacatcactttagtagcgagtctcgctactcaacctgggGGTTGAATCCCCAAAtggaaacttaaataaaaatcttagtggaccttaagttaacacaaacagtaaagaagggaaaaaaccaatataagcttgatcgaaaacttttgtgaccctgagaattctctccaccattttctgtggtggggtccactcgagttttggatctgattcattctttggctcatgtcctaaaatgatctctccaaatggatggatgatgtggatacaaaacatacatcatggtgggacccacgtaactaggTGACGTGGCTTTAGTTGCCAGTGTCGCTACTCAACCCATGCGCTGAgagcgtgtttgggcagtgggattaaaagggattaggtgggatgggattcatctggtcctgtgccaactCCACtgcatgtttgggaagaatggaaaagctttgaattagattagatggaattgcattagcgtgccaatttcactcaatgttagcaagttgtgtaggtcccaccatgatgtgtgggctatatccacaccgtcgacccatttttcgagattattttggagcatgggccaaaaaatcaggtaaatctaaagcacaagtggaccccaccatagaaagcaacggggattgaatacttaccgttgaaaacttctttggggccacataagttttggatctacatcatttttaggctcatgccataaaatgaggttacaaaacaaatgaaccgtttagatataacacatgtgtgttattctcagtaatttcaaatgatgatgggtatatctattcaatgtaccaccgtattatcaacaaagcatggcattaatcttatcccatggcaacaggggacaatccctgccatgcgtaataattataattttttgaataccatcccacctaatcccttctaatcccaccgcccaaacacgccctgaaTCCCAAagggaaggaagcggattgcccagtgagtaactcactacacttaccatactgagtaaactttgtgggatccaccatgatttatgtattttatctgctccgtccatcaattttaccatataattttaggcctgagataaaaaatgaagcatatacaatgttctaATGGACCACACTCTAGGAaagttgaattgaacgtttactgttgaaactttctagggggctacaaaagttttggatcttttcccttcatccatgtctgtatgatcttatgaacaggttggatgacaaataaacatcactgtggggcctagcaaggtttcaactgtggaaatcattatccccactgtttactgtggtatgatccacttgatatttggatatacttcaattttgggctcaaccccttaaattagatgaaaaacggatggacggcgtggatagaccacatacatacaaggtgggcctaactgagtttactcaaggACAATAAGAGCCTAACGTGTAcacagtatgcaatccgatttccaaatgAAACCGTCTCCCGTTTCCGTTAGACTTTCCGTCaaatgtaattttttaaaatatatttaataaaaataatgacGTGGCAATtacagtgacgtggaccaataataaAGCTGAATTCGGCCGCTCACTGTTTCcacgaaacagaggatccgcactcggTGTGACTCTGATGATCGCATTCATCAACCCTCCCAATTTGCAGTGGGAATGCGCATCCTCACCTCCAGTCTCATATGATTCCTCATCACAGAACATTTATTTTTCTTCCCTCGTAAGTGAAAGCTCATTCACGAGAAAAATCCAATAGGAAATGATCCATGAAGATGCGCCCATAAATttcgatttttttctttttaaatatgaATCATCACGACCGTCTGATGGTCATAAAGAGGGACATAAATATTATAGTTTTTATTGTCTCCACGACACGAGCAAACGACAAGAAAGCTACGTGACATGGGTtggtcgagcacatactcgacctCATGACTTTTAAAATGCTTTGCCGGCCATCTCTTACTCCGACACCTGCCCAATCAAATCCCATCAGGTGGATCACGATGAACGCCGGTGGTGGCAGGGTAACCCCGCCTTCCTATTGCCGGAAGCCATACGGGACCACCACTACTTTCATgtggcatccactccgtccatcttgcTAGCTCATGTCCCCAAAAATAAGCTGATCCAAACTCAAAAAGGAAATACTGAGAATCGTACCCTATAAATTGAAACCtttagggtcatagaagtttcagatcaggctaatatttgtgttctcagttcATCTCTGTataaataaccttatgaacagtttggatggcaaataaagattacgGTGGAATTCGTGAGAGTTTTAACGGTGATTGTTTCATCCCCAACGGTGTGGCCACTAGAGCTTTTGGATCTGCCATAGTTTTGGACTCATGCATGTGGATGAACAGCTAGCCTTGAAGAGAAACACAACAATTGTCGGCATTTAACCAAAATGAGCAAAGATTTATGGCCGGGATCAGATTTGGTAGATGGTCCAACCATGACGGGCCCAACAAATCGACTGAGTCAGCCATGTATGGGCACACTTATACAACATAATAACGAGAtcgaattaggtgagacccctgCTTCACTGAATACAGTGCGGCCCCTACCGTGTGgtcaccgtggggtccaccttgatgtatgtattatgtatgcatgatgtgcatccattttttcgtatcgtTTTATTGTATTGTCCCgaatatgaagcagatccaattatcaagtagaccatatcataagaaatagtgatttaatgccctaccattaaaaacttcttagggcatacTTTAATGTTTCTATAGTGTTTATTTATCGtacaatttgttaataaggtcacagaagcttggatgaaggaaaaaatatatatatcagcttgatccaaaacttttgcagcccattaatggtcaatcaacattgtttcttataatatggtccacctgataatcacCTGATagtttggatctgtttcatttttcaatattgtgGTAAAACGAACTGAAAAAATGCATGGACGGCATCGATACGTgatacacacattaaggtggacccggGATAACCCATGTAAGGGCCGCatggtcttgggtgaggctggggtctcACATAATCCGCCCTCCATAATAACAAGGTCTTATTGTGCATGTACTCGGGATCCAGAATTCTGTAATTTCTCTTTCCAACTGAACTGGAGTAGTCATCGCTGGGCAACACCTTGGTAAAACACCCTGGCTTTGTGGTCCCACCATGCTTTGTATATAAATCCACTCCACCCGTCAAGTGAGAACCATTATTATATGCTAAAAGATCAAACTGATAAAAAAAATATCCATCAGGCCAGACCATTGGGACGAATGTAAAGATATTTTTAAAACCTTTTAGTTTACATAATGTGGCCGGCCTAATATTTGAGTTGGGCTAATTTTTGTATGTTCACTTCATCCCCATGATTTAGatctgattaacgggtttgatgtaAAATATACACCATGGTAGCCCTACAAATAATCTATGGATGGCATCCAATGGCCATTGTtgcctgtggtgtgacccactgtattgtttatattACCGGAACTTCACTCAGAAGTTTTAAAATCGAAGGTAGAGCCTGAGagactgacgcagggatgaaaatgatgaggtcgatcaccatcttcctcaaggataactacttcaaatccacaAACTCCTCATAgaaacttctcaaatccacaggaaaaaaattaagaaaatgaaaataatattctaaaaaatttataaattgattgatggattaaataAAGGagcttacaaccctttaaatagggataccaagctaAGAATAAGTTTCATAATTAAACTACAACAAAAACTccataaaattcgtaacttattataaatagtaaatgtggcttaaccacatcatgctcctaatttttctaaacacttttcatgttggacacaactcttaaagtcCAAAGAATGGAGAGTTACTATCAAACCAAAAgtaactaaaaatagtaaaaatggaagtAAACATGAAATTCGACAATTGATCTCTCAAAATCGGCGTGGGCAtcgctaggttggttggctaaagtaactaatcctaccctaaaatcatatatggtacatccagtaactcattccggtttgtgagatatacttgttttaaggttctaacttTCTTAATGAATTATGCCTGCGAGATATACTTGTTTTAAGGCTCTAACTTTCTTAATGAATTCTGCCTGCGAGATATACTTGTTTTAAGGCTCTAACTTTCTTAATGAATTCTGCCTTGTATCAAGCCTTCTCTGGTCCGTATGTATTTCGGTTACTgtgtaaaacaggtgttgcaTAGATTCCCTCTCTTTCCAATCAACCTTCAGCCATCATCAGGTGGTCTATACAATAGTTACGTTCAATATGGGCGGATCTCAAACTTCTTTTTTAACCcgttcttttttatatatataacacGTGGCCAACCTGATGAGCGGACACGTGGGACACCTGATAAAGGACTTGGATCATGTAATGTGCAATATGTCATAAGATGGTTTTTTGGTAGTACCGAGAAAATGGCATCTATTTGTCTCCTTTGTAAAATATTTCTTGACCCGACCTGGTATTGTTGAGTTTAACATTTTATATCAGACGTGTAATGAAGGGAAGCgtattgcgtcctgcccccgctcCATCCCAATAAAATAAGGtaggggctgtgtggggcccgccGTCATGTATGGGTTCTATCCacccgtttatccattttggcggatcattttaaggtatgaatgaaaAACTGAGGCATATCAGAGGCTTGTGTCAATAACATTATGATAAttgttccaccgttgaaaccttctcaggcctaccatgatgtttatttgccatccaacctagtcATAAAtattggagggaaaacacaaatgtcggattgatccaaaacttcttagctcaaactgtaaaatgatctgctaaaatggatagacgggggTGGATAAAATATGAGTTGGATGATGCGTCTACTTAATTGGTTGGATGTCATCTACTGGGTGAACTATTAACTCATGGTCCTATGGGCTGCACTTGAGACCTATTTTGGAATAGGTTACATAAATTTCGTAACGATTCGGTGTTGTAGTACCGAATATGCTCTTTATCCTaataaatatttattattattatatttcactacaagaaaaccgtCTTTTGCCTGTGATCAAAACTGCCGGTAAAGGCCATTTAAACGGCCGCTAAAAAGTTTACCAGCAATCAGAAAACTGCAGGCAAAAGCTTGGTGGGTAAAGGTTTTACCGGCAGTCTGTCTTTTGCCGGCAGTTGTGCTGGCCGCCACCTAATGTAACATTTGCTGGAAAAATCCCCTATAAACGCTACTAAATGTTTATTGAAATGCCGGTATATTTGAGAGCTAATGTTTatatttgattgaaaacttttttttttttaattttattttatacctGTAATTTGAATGTCATGCATGCATAACAGTGGCCCCACACTTAGGgctgtaggttaagcttaatctTGAAAGCTTCGTAGTGGATTGTGGGGCCCAAGGTCTGATAATCAAGATTCAGATTGTGTGAATGTGGGGCCCAAGGTCTGATGATCCAAATATtggatggtggatatccaatattcAAATATCTGAACCATCTTATGTTATGGCTTAAGAACAcaaaagaaaaatacattagtGGTGAAaactcaagagagagagaggccaaatACCAAAGGGTGATTCATCTACAGTGATCCCAACGTATCCCTGAAAACAGAACACTGTAAGATGCTCTGAAATCGCAGAATACCAaatgcatatgcatttcatcagTTCTGTGAGTGGGCCAATCTCGATCTGAGTACTTGATCAGGCCCAAGAAATAAAAAGGCCAGCCGGGGCCTATATTGCACCACTACTGAGAAATGGCCTTATTCCATTCCACAGCCGTTCATGTGGCGTAATGCATGCCCATCAACCCACTTCATTTCATGGGTTAAATCACTTACAagaacacattaaataaaaataataataataacaacttcACCAAGGCCAGACCCCATCCACCACATTGACATTGCAACACCCACACATCACCTACACCATTGCATTGCCGCAGAGGCAAGACCCACCACCTGGTTCTACCAGTGCTTTATCCAACTTCACCATGGTTTTTATGGCCGTCAAGCATGTGTATATCCACAAAAAATCATCATAGATATCAGAAAGCATCATAGATATCAGAAAGCAAATCAACAAGAAAACCAACCAAAAGTTAATGTCAAAAAGTTGAAAATGCGGCAGTAAAAAACCATTTTAAGACTCAGATGAGCCTGAAAAATCATGGTCCTTTTTTCCACGACCACCTGAAATCCATTAAGATTTTCCAGTGGATATTAACAAATTAAGGGATTGGAAATAATAGAAATGACATACAAGTAACCAAAATTGAATTGTTCGAAATCATGAGGCCAACAATCTTAAGCTTTGGATAATGGGCATTAGTCTGTTGCATTCAGAACATTGCCATTTTTTCCATTTTAATACCCATTGGATTCACACCATAAGTTGTGCCACTGTTAGTTCAAGAGCAATCAAAGGTGTTTTGTGGGCTTCTGTTGATGAAAGGAGCATTCTCTAGTACACATGCTAAATCGTACAACGTCGACGGAGATATTTCCAATTCATTCCTGTCCAAAGACGTCAAGAGATTTTATGTGGTATTGTTCAACCCAACAACTACATCATTGTATCTTTTTGTGTTAGCTATCCACAAGCGTCTACGATTCAGAGGTTAGGATTCTTTGACGAACCTGATGGCATCTTTACAATGGCATGATACTCTGCTTCTGGAATTCCAAGATGCTCGTTGTCAATGTCCATGAGCTTCATCTCAAAATCAGCAATCTTATCTTGACCTTCAAAAATGACAAAACCCAGATCAGTGATAAAACTCTGGGGAAAATGCAGGATTTCAATTATCCTTTCTTGGCAGGGTAGTAAAAAGGAGTTTACAAATAAACCAGAATGAATAAAATAGATtacatacaaaataaaataaaataaaatggaaaatgaacagaagaaattttctaaaagacccaatttatccatccatttcttctctTCTCAACAATACATCAGTCAACATTTTCACTTGTTTCAGCATCCCATATGGTGGGCCCAGTTATAGCAATCAAGATTATTGAtgcaatgggccccactgtagagGATGAAATAGACTAAACATCATTCACCAGACTTACATCCACCCATGCATTTTTCTGTAATGTTTAAAAAGGAATATACAAACATTGGAAGTTT
Proteins encoded in this window:
- the LOC131221219 gene encoding proliferating cell nuclear antigen-like, which codes for MRGLLICYLVHTIRKYKLRFCLHDRKVIFKQQKYSRKCQDKIADFEMKLMDIDNEHLGIPEAEYHAIVKMPSGGRGKKDHDFSGSSES